In Gossypium arboreum isolate Shixiya-1 chromosome 5, ASM2569848v2, whole genome shotgun sequence, a single genomic region encodes these proteins:
- the LOC108450569 gene encoding transmembrane emp24 domain-containing protein p24delta9-like, translating into MILRSVIMVVVVVGILSSASQALRFELQSGHTKCISEDIKSNSMTVGKYHVVNPNEAYPLPDSLKFAVRVTSPQGNSLHTAEKVETGQFAFTAVEEGDYMACFWAEDHSPQIIMTVDFDWRSGVQAKDWSNVAKKGQVDVMELELKKLYDTVTSIHEEMFYLREREEEMQALNQATTSKMFWLSFLSLFLCLSVAGIQFWHLKTFFEKKKLI; encoded by the exons ATGATTCTCCGGTCGGTCATAATGGTGGTTGTGGTTGTGGGGATTTTATCCTCTGCGTCGCAAGCATTGCGATTCGAGCTGCAATCGGGACACACCAAGTGCATCTCCGAAGACATCAAAAGCAATTCCATGACGGTCGGAAAGTACCACGTTGTCAACCCAAACGAAGCTTACCCTTTGCCCGATTCTCTCAAGTTCGCTGTCAgg GTAACGTCGCCGCAAGGGAATAGTTTGCACACGGCGGAGAAAGTGGAGACAGGGCAGTTTGCGTTCACGGCGGTGGAGGAAGGAGATTACATGGCGTGCTTTTGGGCGGAGGATCATTCGCCGCAGATTATTATGACCGTTGATTTTGATTGGAGGAGTGGAGTTCAAGCAAAGGACTGGTCTAATGTTGCCAAGAAAGGCCAGGTCGAT GTGATGGAACTGGAACTGAAGAAGTTGTATGATACGGTTACCTCCATCCACGAGGAAATGTTTTATCTGCGAGAAAG AGAAGAAGAAATGCAGGCGCTGAACCAAGCTACTACCTCCAAGATGTTCTGGTTGTCGttcctttctctttttctttgctTGTCAGTAGCTGGAATACAATTTTGGCACTTGAAGACCTTCTTTGAGAAAAAGAAGCTCATTTAA